A section of the Centroberyx gerrardi isolate f3 chromosome 8, fCenGer3.hap1.cur.20231027, whole genome shotgun sequence genome encodes:
- the LOC139930727 gene encoding rabphilin-3A-like translates to MTDTVMGGSSDRWVSNDRQRSMHANDKEQGNWTMQPGPGPGPDLTDEEKEIINSVIARAEKMEAMEQERIGRLVNRLDDMKKTVCGDGVSRCLLCGEQLGSPGVSSVVCEDCKKNMCTKCGVQCNSRPRSVWLCKICKEQREVWKRSGAWFFKGFPKHFLPAPMPIAKSREAAEPKGPPASGPREAAAQPQPRGRNSQSQAPTSGQQVSGAEPQGRAGYPPVAPKPSEVRMATGGAGPGYTDQGGPVVMKKAVTVQSSRPQPAASAAMAQQGSMAADGGAPEQRAPPAVREERRQPAAYSAPPARQQPPPAEEEEEANDYDSDEATTLGSLEFSLLYEQESNSLHCSILKAKGLKPMDSNGLADPYVKLHLLPGASKSTKLRTKTLRNTRNPAWNETLTYHGLTDEDMQRKTLRLSVCDEDKFGHNEFIGETRVALKKLKMNQKKNFNVCLERVVPTKRSGTAGAARGISLYEDESGKDGAEVEERGRILISLMYSTQQNRLIVGVVRCVHLAAMDANGYSDPFVKIFLKPDMGKKAKCKTQIKKKTLNPEFNEEFGYEIKHSELAKKTLDISVWDYDIGKSNDYIGGCQLGITAKGERLKHWYECLKNKDKKIERWHTLMNENHISSD, encoded by the exons ATGACGGACACGGTGATGGGCGGCAGCTCGGATCGCTGGGTGTCCAACGACCGGCAGAGGAGCATGCATGCCAA TGATAAGGAGCA GGGCAACTGGACCATGCAGCCAGGCCCTGGTCCTGGTCCAGACCtgacagatgaagagaaggagaTTATAAACAGTGTGATCGCCCGTGCTGAGAAAATGGAGGCCATGGAGCAGGAGAGAATTGG GCGCTTGGTAAACCGTCTGGATGACATGAAGAAGACAGTGTGTGGGGACGGAGTGTCCCGCTGCTTGCTGTGTGGGGAGCAGCTGGGCTCACCTGGGGTCAGCTCAGTGGTGTGTGAGGACTGCAAAAAG AACATGTGTACCAAGTGTGGAGTACAGTGTAACAGTCGGCCACGCTCTGTGTGGCTGTGCAAGATCTGCAAAGAACAGCGAGAG GTGTGGAAGAGGTCTGGTGCCTGGTTCTTCAAAGGCTTCCCTAAGCATTTCCTGCCTGCGCCTATGCCAATAGCTAAATCCAGAGAGGCTGCAGAGCCCAAGGGGCCACCAGCCTCTGGGCCCAGGGAGGCAGCAGCCCAGCCACAGCCACGGGGTAGAAACA gtcagAGTCAGGCTCCTACCTCTGGgcagcaggtttcag GAGCAGAGCCACAGGGCCGTGCTGGTTACCCACCTGTGGCCCCTAAACCATCGGAGGTGCGTATGGCCACGGGCGGGGCCGGTCCTGGCTACACTGACCAGGGCGGCCCAGTAGTGATGAAGAAGGCTGTGACGGTCCAGAGCTCCAGACCTCAGCCTGCTGCATCTGCCGCCATGGCCCAGCAGG GTTCAATGGCGGCAGATGGAGGCGCTCCAGAGCAGAGAGCGCCTCCTGCAGtacgggaggagaggaggcagcctGCTGCTTACAGCGCTCCCCCCGCCCGGCAGCAACCTCCcccagctgaggaggaggaggaggccaacGACTACGACTCTGATGAAGCCA CCACTCTGGGCTCTCTAGAGTTCAGTCTGCTTTATGAGCAGGAAAGCAACAGCCTCCACTGTAGCATCCTCAAAGCAAAG GGACTGAAGCCCATGGACTCAAATGGACTAGCAGATCCCTATGTCAAGCTTCATCTGCTGCCAGGGGCTAGTAAG TCTACGAAGCTGCGCACAAAGACCTTGAGGAACACCCGCAACCCCGCATGGAACGAGACTCTCACCTACCATGGGCTTACAGATGAGGACATGCAGCGTAAGACCCTCAG gctgtctgtctgtgacgaAGACAAGTTTGGGCATAATGAATTTATTGGGGAAACCCGAGTGGCCCTGAAGAAACTGAAGATGAACCAGAAGAAAAACTTCAACGTGTGTCTCGAGAGAGTTGTCCCC acaaagagaagtgGAACAGCCGGGGCGGCTCGAGGCATTTCTCTCTACGAGGATGAG TCAGGGAAAGATGGTGCGGAGGTAGAGGAGCGAGGCCGGATTCTGATCTCCCTCATGTACAGCACCCAGCAGAACCGTCTCATCGTGGGCGTTGTGCGCTGCGTTCACCTGGCTGCCATGGATGCTAATGGCTATTCTGACCCATTTGTCAAAAT ATTTCTGAAACCCGACATGGGGAAAAAGGCCAAGTGCAAAACACAGATCAAGAAGAAGACCCTAAACCCAGAGTTCAATGAG GAATTCGGCTATGAGATCAAACACAGTGAACTGGCCAAGAAGACTTTAGATATCTCTGTGTGGGACTATGATATCGGGAAATCCAATGACTACATCG GTGGGTGTCAGCTGGGTATCACTGCCAAAGGAGAGAGGCTGAAGCACTGGTACGAGTGCTTGAAGAACAAGGACAAGAAGATTGAGCGCTGGCACACCTTGATGAATGAGAATCACATCTCTAGCGATTAA
- the vps33a gene encoding vacuolar protein sorting-associated protein 33A, whose product MAAHLSYGRVNLNILREAARKELREFLDKCAGSKAIVWDEYLTGPFGLIAQYSLLKEHEVEKMFTLKGGRLPPADVKNIIFFVRPRLELMDIIAENVFSEDKMHSRDFHILFVPRRSMLCEQRLKEQGVLGSFTNIDEYILDLIPYDGDLLSMESESAFRECYLENDQTSLYHTAKGLMTLQALYGTIPQIYGKGECARHVANMMLRMKREFAGSQNQILPVFDTLLLLDRNVDLLTPLATQLTYEGLIDEIYGITNGYVKLPPEKFAQKKQGEAGKDLPTEPKKLQLNSAEELYAEIRDKNFNAVGAALSKKAKIISAAFEERHNAKTVGEIKQFVSQLPHMQAARSSLANHTSIAELIKDITTSEAFFDNLTVEQEFMTGVDTDKVNTYIEDCIAQKDPLIKILRLVCMQSVCNNGLKQKVLDYYKREILQTYGYEHMLTLNNLEKTGLLKPQTSSRNNYPTIRKTLKLWMEDANEQNPNDISYVYSGYAPLSIRLTQVLARPGWRSIEEVLKMLPGPHFEERQQLPAGLHKKRQQGENRTTLVFFLGGVTYAEIAALRFLSQMEDSGMEYIIATTKLINGTSWIKSLMDRPEFQTP is encoded by the exons ATGGCTGCTCACTTATCATACGGAAGAGTTAATTTAAACATTTTGAGAGAAGCAGCACGAAAGGAGCTTCGGGAGTTTTTAGACAAATGTGCGGGAAGCAAG GCCATAGTGTGGGATGAATATCTGACAGGACCTTTTGGACTGATAGCACAGTATTCCTTATTGAAG GAACATGAAGTGGAGAAGATGTTCACCCTCAAGGGGGGCCGCCTCCCACCCGCTGACGTCAAAAATATCATCTTCTTCGTCCGTCCCAGACTGGAGCTTATGGACATCATCGCTGAGAATGTCTTTAG TGAGGATAAGATGCATTCCCGCGACTTCCACATCCTGTTCGTTCCGCGGCGGAGCATGCTGTGTGAACAGCGGCTGAAGGAGCAGGGCGTGCTGGGCTCCTTCACCAACATTGACGAGTATATCCTGGACCTGATTCCCTACGATGGGGACCTGCTCTCCATGGAGTCTGAGAGCGCTTTCAGG GAGTGCTACTTGGAAAATGACCAGACAAGCCTTTATCACACCGCCAAAGGCCTCATGACCTTGCAGGCGCTGTATGGCACTATACCGCAGATTTATGGGAAAGGAGAATGTGCGCGG CACGTAGCCAATATGATGCTGAGGATGAAGAGGGAGTTTGCTGGCAGTCAGAATCAGATCCTGCCAGTGTTCGACACCCTGCTGCTCCTGGACCGTAATGTTGACCTGCTCACCCCTCTGGCCACGCAGCTCACCTACGAGGGCCTCATTGACGAGATCTATGGAATCACTAACG GTTACGTCAAGTTGCCCCCTGAGAAGTTTGCGCAGAAGAAGCAAGGTGAGGCGGGTAAAGATTTACCCACAGAGCCTAAGAAGTTGCAGCTCAACTCAGCGGAGGAATTGTATGCGGAGATAAGGGACAAGAATTTCAATGCTGTCGGAGCAGCGCTCAGCAAGAAGGCCAAAATCATTTCTGCTGCCTTTGAG GAGCGGCATAATGCTAAAACAGTGGGAGAAATAAAGCAGTTTGTGTCTCAGTTGCCTCACATGCAGGCGGCACGCAGCTCGCTGGCCAACCACACTTCAATAGCCGAGCTTATCAAGGACATCACCA catCTGAGGCCTTCTTTGATAACCTAACAGTGGAGCAGGAGTTTATGACTGGAGTTGATACAGACAAG GTGAACACGTACATCGAAGACTGCATTGCCCAGAAAGATCCCCTGATCAAGATTCTGCGTCTGGTGTGCATGCAGTCTGTCTGCAACAACGGCCTCAAGCAGAAGGTGTTGGACTACTACAAGAGGGAGATTCTCCAG ACCTACGGTTATGAACACATGCTAACGCTGAACAACCTAGAGAAGACAGGTCTGTTGAAGCCCCAGACAAGCTCCAGGAACAACTACCCCACCATTAGAAAGACCCTTAAACTGTGGATGGAGGACGCCAACGAGCAG AACCCCAACGACATCTCCTACGTGTACAGTGGCTACGCTCCGCTAAGCATCCGACTGACCCAGGTCTTGGCGCGGCCCGGCTGGCGCAGCATCGAAGAGGTTCTGAAGATGCTCCCAGGCCCCCACTTTGAGGAGAGACAACAGCTGCCCGCTGGGCTTCATAAGAAAC GCCAACAGGGGGAGAACAGGACTACACTGGTCTTCTTTCTCGGAGGAGTGACGTACGCAG